A DNA window from Brenneria izadpanahii contains the following coding sequences:
- the mutM gene encoding bifunctional DNA-formamidopyrimidine glycosylase/DNA-(apurinic or apyrimidinic site) lyase encodes MPELPEVETSRRGISPYLVGHTILYAEVRNSRLRWPVSSEILSLSDQAVLGVHRRAKYLLIELAAGWIIVHLGMSGSLRILPEYIEPGKHDHVDLVLDSGKVLRYTDPRRFGAWLWTDNPEESSVLAHLGPEPLSEIFSGDYLYQRSRGKKTLVKQWIMDNKVVVGVGNIYASESLFTAGIRPDRAAGSLREAEAHLLAETIKQVLLRSIEQGGTTLRDFLQSDGKPGYFAQELQVYGRAGERCRVCGTPIETAKHGQRSTFFCRVCQR; translated from the coding sequence ATGCCAGAATTACCAGAGGTTGAAACCAGCCGGCGGGGCATCTCGCCCTACCTTGTCGGCCATACCATTCTCTATGCCGAGGTTCGCAATTCCCGTCTGCGCTGGCCGGTTTCCAGCGAAATTTTATCCCTCAGCGATCAGGCTGTGCTGGGCGTTCATCGGCGCGCCAAATATTTGCTGATTGAACTGGCCGCCGGCTGGATAATTGTCCATCTGGGCATGTCCGGCAGTCTGCGTATCCTGCCTGAGTACATTGAACCGGGTAAGCACGATCACGTTGATTTGGTCCTGGATAGCGGCAAGGTTCTACGTTATACCGATCCGCGCCGTTTTGGCGCCTGGCTATGGACAGACAACCCGGAGGAAAGCTCCGTGCTTGCGCATCTGGGGCCGGAACCGCTAAGCGAGATATTTTCCGGCGATTATCTGTATCAGCGCTCGCGTGGGAAAAAAACGCTGGTTAAGCAGTGGATTATGGATAATAAAGTAGTGGTCGGCGTGGGGAATATCTATGCCAGCGAATCGTTGTTTACAGCCGGCATCCGGCCGGATAGGGCGGCGGGTTCGCTGCGTGAAGCCGAAGCGCATTTACTGGCCGAAACCATTAAACAGGTACTGTTGCGCTCCATTGAGCAAGGCGGCACGACCTTGCGCGATTTTCTCCAGTCCGATGGAAAACCGGGATATTTCGCTCAGGAACTTCAGGTCTACGGACGGGCGGGGGAGCGTTGCCGGGTGTGCGGAACGCCGATAGAAACGGCGAAGCACGGGCAGCGTAGTACGTTTTTTTGCCGGGTTTGCCAGCGTTAG
- the coaBC gene encoding bifunctional phosphopantothenoylcysteine decarboxylase/phosphopantothenate--cysteine ligase CoaBC encodes MTALSSPNGLSSDKALIGKGISGKRIVLGISGGIAAYKCPELVRRLRDNGAEVRVVMTQAAKSFITPLTLQAVSGHPVSDDLFDPAAEASMGHIELGKWADLVILAPATADLIARLAAGMANDLLTTLCLATSAPVAVVPAMNQQMYRAAPTQDNLRTLAARGLPIWGPDSGSQACGDVGPGRMIDPLEIIELARRHFTAANDLQHLNIMITAGPTREALDPVRFISNHSSGKMGFAIAQAAADRGANVTLVAGPVNLATPANVRRIDVDSALEMQQAVMAEAAQQHIVIGCAAVADYRPKHIAGEKIKKQGDEMSVAMIKNPDIIADVAAMSENRPYVVGFAAETQNVEEYARQKLARKNLDLICANDVSLSGHGFNSETNALHLFWRNGDKQLPQCDKRLLGQNLIDEIVSRYDEKNRR; translated from the coding sequence ATGACGGCACTTTCCAGCCCGAACGGGCTCTCTTCTGACAAAGCTCTTATCGGCAAAGGTATTTCAGGCAAACGCATCGTGCTTGGCATCAGCGGAGGCATTGCCGCGTACAAATGTCCCGAACTGGTGAGACGCCTGCGCGACAACGGCGCCGAAGTGCGTGTCGTCATGACTCAGGCCGCCAAGTCCTTTATCACGCCGCTGACGTTGCAAGCCGTATCCGGTCATCCGGTATCAGACGATTTGTTCGATCCGGCGGCGGAAGCCTCCATGGGTCATATCGAGCTGGGAAAATGGGCCGATTTGGTTATTCTGGCTCCGGCGACGGCCGATCTCATCGCGCGTCTGGCCGCGGGCATGGCGAATGACCTGCTGACTACCCTCTGTCTGGCGACATCCGCGCCCGTCGCCGTGGTTCCGGCCATGAACCAGCAGATGTACCGCGCCGCGCCAACGCAGGATAATCTGCGCACGCTCGCCGCGCGCGGTTTACCGATCTGGGGGCCGGACAGCGGCAGCCAGGCGTGCGGCGACGTCGGCCCCGGCAGAATGATTGATCCGCTGGAAATTATTGAACTGGCCCGGCGCCATTTCACCGCCGCCAACGATCTGCAACATCTGAATATTATGATTACCGCCGGCCCGACGCGGGAAGCGTTGGATCCGGTGCGCTTCATCAGCAATCACAGCTCAGGGAAAATGGGATTTGCGATTGCTCAGGCCGCCGCCGACAGAGGGGCGAACGTGACGCTGGTTGCCGGGCCGGTTAACCTCGCCACCCCGGCCAACGTCAGGCGTATCGACGTCGACAGCGCGCTGGAGATGCAACAGGCGGTGATGGCGGAAGCGGCGCAACAGCATATCGTTATCGGCTGCGCGGCCGTTGCGGACTACCGTCCCAAACACATCGCCGGCGAAAAAATCAAAAAGCAGGGTGATGAAATGAGTGTCGCCATGATAAAAAATCCGGATATTATCGCTGATGTCGCCGCCATGAGTGAAAATCGGCCTTATGTCGTCGGGTTTGCCGCCGAAACCCAGAATGTGGAAGAATACGCCCGGCAAAAGCTGGCGCGTAAGAATCTGGATTTGATCTGCGCTAACGACGTCTCCCTTTCCGGGCATGGTTTTAATAGTGAAACCAATGCATTACATCTTTTCTGGCGCAACGGAGACAAGCAGTTACCACAATGCGATAAACGTCTTCTTGGCCAAAACTTAATCGACGAGATTGTCAGCCGTTATGATGAAAAAAATCGACGTTAA
- the rpmG gene encoding 50S ribosomal protein L33, with amino-acid sequence MAKGVREKIKLVSSAGTGHFYTTTKNKRTKPEKLELKKFDPVVRQHVIYKEAKIK; translated from the coding sequence ATGGCTAAGGGTGTTCGCGAGAAGATCAAGCTGGTTTCTTCTGCTGGTACTGGTCACTTTTATACCACCACGAAGAACAAGCGCACGAAGCCGGAAAAATTGGAATTGAAGAAATTCGATCCCGTTGTCCGTCAACATGTGATCTATAAAGAAGCTAAAATTAAATAA
- the radC gene encoding RadC family protein: MDWRDKQAPREKLVSFGAETLTDTELLAIFLRTGIRGMNVMQLAESLLAQFGSLHQLMSADREAFCRAKGIGISKYAQLKAVVELSRRLFSSRLAEENAMLSPEITGQYLQLLLSRQEREIFLVMFLDNQHRVIRHQEMFAGTINCVEVYPREIVREALKSNAAALILAHNHPSGKAEPSQADRAITEQIIKACLLLDIRVLDHLVIGHGEYVSFAERGWI, from the coding sequence ATGGACTGGAGAGATAAGCAGGCGCCGCGGGAGAAATTGGTGAGTTTCGGGGCCGAAACGCTGACGGATACAGAGCTGTTGGCGATTTTCTTGCGTACCGGGATACGCGGCATGAACGTGATGCAGTTGGCGGAAAGTCTGCTGGCGCAGTTTGGCTCGCTCCATCAACTGATGTCCGCAGATCGGGAGGCGTTTTGCCGCGCGAAAGGCATCGGCATCTCAAAGTATGCGCAGTTAAAAGCGGTGGTGGAACTGTCGCGCCGGCTGTTTTCTTCCCGTCTGGCGGAAGAGAATGCGATGCTGAGCCCTGAAATCACCGGTCAGTACCTGCAATTATTGCTGTCCCGCCAGGAGCGGGAGATATTTTTAGTCATGTTTTTGGATAATCAGCATCGGGTTATTCGTCATCAGGAGATGTTTGCTGGTACTATTAACTGCGTAGAGGTATACCCGAGGGAAATTGTGCGTGAAGCACTGAAATCCAATGCCGCGGCATTGATTCTGGCGCACAATCATCCGTCCGGGAAAGCGGAACCCAGTCAGGCTGACCGTGCGATAACCGAACAAATTATTAAAGCTTGCCTGTTATTGGATATTCGAGTGCTCGATCATCTGGTTATTGGGCATGGTGAATACGTCTCCTTTGCCGAGCGTGGCTGGATTTAA
- the dut gene encoding dUTP diphosphatase, translated as MMKKIDVKIVDPRIGQQFPLPTYATPGSAGLDLRACMDQAMELKAGATVLIPTGLAIHIADPNLAAMVLPRSGLGHKHGVVLGNLVGLIDSDYQGQLMVSVWNRGQQNFTIEPGERIAQMVIVPVVQVEFNLVDNFVSSERGEGGFGHSGRS; from the coding sequence ATGATGAAAAAAATCGACGTTAAGATTGTTGACCCGCGTATTGGACAACAATTCCCGTTACCGACCTATGCTACCCCGGGTTCCGCCGGGCTGGATTTGCGAGCCTGTATGGATCAGGCCATGGAGCTGAAAGCCGGAGCAACCGTATTGATCCCGACTGGTCTGGCGATCCATATCGCCGACCCCAATCTGGCGGCCATGGTTCTGCCGCGCTCCGGACTGGGCCACAAACATGGCGTCGTGTTAGGCAACCTGGTTGGGTTGATCGACTCGGACTATCAGGGACAATTAATGGTTTCCGTTTGGAACCGCGGTCAACAGAACTTCACGATTGAACCGGGCGAACGTATCGCTCAGATGGTTATCGTTCCGGTCGTTCAGGTCGAGTTTAATCTGGTCGACAATTTCGTCAGCAGCGAACGCGGAGAAGGCGGCTTCGGCCATTCGGGCCGTAGCTGA
- the rpmB gene encoding 50S ribosomal protein L28 — protein sequence MSRVCQVTGKRPVSGNNRSHALNATKRRFLPNLHSHRFWVEGEKRFVTLRVSAKGMRIIDKKGIETVLADLRARGEKY from the coding sequence ATGTCCCGAGTCTGCCAAGTTACTGGCAAGCGCCCGGTGAGCGGTAACAACCGTTCCCACGCACTGAACGCGACTAAACGCCGTTTTCTGCCGAACCTGCACTCACACCGTTTTTGGGTTGAGGGTGAAAAGCGCTTTGTAACGCTGCGCGTATCCGCTAAAGGTATGCGTATTATCGATAAGAAGGGTATTGAGACGGTTCTGGCCGATCTGCGTGCCCGTGGTGAAAAGTATTAA
- the pyrE gene encoding orotate phosphoribosyltransferase encodes MKAYQRQFIEFALSKQVLKFGEFTLKSGRISPYFFNAGLFNTGRDLALLGRFYAEALADSGIAFDLLFGPAYKGIPIATTTAVALAEHHDRDLPYCFNRKEAKDHGEGGNLVGSPLQGRVMLVDDVITAGTAIRESMEIIAAHGAQLAGVMIALDRQEKGRADISAIQEVERDYQCKVISIITLRDLISYLAEKPELANHLAAVEAYRDRYGV; translated from the coding sequence ATGAAAGCCTATCAGCGCCAGTTTATTGAATTTGCGCTCAGCAAGCAGGTATTGAAATTCGGTGAATTTACGCTGAAATCAGGGCGCATCAGTCCCTATTTCTTTAATGCCGGATTGTTCAATACCGGGCGGGATCTGGCGTTGCTGGGACGCTTTTATGCAGAGGCGCTGGCGGATTCGGGCATTGCGTTTGATTTGCTGTTCGGGCCGGCTTACAAAGGCATCCCGATTGCCACGACCACCGCGGTGGCGTTGGCCGAGCACCACGATCGCGACCTGCCATACTGCTTTAACCGCAAGGAAGCCAAAGATCACGGCGAAGGCGGCAATCTGGTGGGAAGCCCGCTGCAGGGACGGGTGATGCTGGTTGACGACGTTATCACTGCGGGCACGGCGATCCGCGAATCAATGGAAATTATTGCCGCCCACGGCGCTCAACTCGCCGGCGTCATGATTGCGCTGGATCGCCAGGAGAAAGGCCGTGCCGACATTTCCGCGATTCAGGAAGTCGAACGGGACTACCAGTGCAAAGTCATTTCTATTATTACGCTGCGAGACTTAATCAGCTATCTGGCTGAAAAACCTGAATTGGCGAATCATCTTGCCGCGGTTGAAGCGTACCGCGATCGATATGGCGTGTGA
- the slmA gene encoding nucleoid occlusion factor SlmA yields MAEKANTKRNRREEILQALAQMLESSDGSQRITTAKLAANVGVSEAALYRHFPSKTRMFDSLIEFIEDSLTTRINLILQDEKETFNRLRLILLLILGFAERNPGLTRILTGHALMFEQDRLQGRINQLFERIESQLRQVLREQKLRDGKGFQHDETLLASQLLAFCEGMLSRFIRSEFRYRPTQEFDTRWPLLAAQLN; encoded by the coding sequence ATGGCAGAAAAAGCAAATACGAAAAGGAATCGTCGCGAGGAAATTTTGCAGGCGTTGGCGCAAATGCTGGAGTCCAGCGACGGCAGCCAACGCATCACCACAGCAAAGCTGGCCGCGAACGTTGGGGTATCAGAAGCCGCGCTTTATCGGCATTTTCCCAGCAAAACGCGGATGTTCGACAGCCTGATCGAGTTTATTGAGGATAGCCTGACTACCCGCATCAACCTGATTCTGCAGGATGAAAAAGAAACGTTTAACCGTCTGCGTCTGATTTTATTGCTTATCCTGGGGTTTGCGGAGCGCAATCCGGGGTTGACCCGTATTCTGACCGGGCACGCATTGATGTTTGAACAGGATCGGTTGCAGGGCCGGATTAATCAGCTATTTGAGCGTATCGAATCGCAACTGCGCCAGGTGCTGCGCGAGCAAAAGCTACGTGACGGCAAAGGCTTTCAGCATGATGAAACGCTGCTGGCCAGCCAGCTGCTGGCATTTTGCGAAGGCATGCTTTCGCGGTTTATTCGTTCTGAATTCCGCTATCGCCCAACCCAGGAATTTGATACCCGTTGGCCGCTGCTGGCCGCACAGCTGAATTAA